Below is a genomic region from Zea mays cultivar B73 chromosome 9, Zm-B73-REFERENCE-NAM-5.0, whole genome shotgun sequence.
AAGGAGCACACAGCAGGCTGCACATATATAATACACTATATATAACCTGATGACAAATCTATCTGTGAGTAGTATACAGCCAAGACAGTCGCCTCCCGCCCGATCCATGAACAAGGGGAATGGCAGTTTACACCAGCTTATTGGAATGTACAGAGTTAACCACCCCCTAGCGCATCTCCATCTCAAGGGCCGTGATTCGATGTTTACAGTATGCATCCGTGCTGCATCACGGCCAGACGGTCTGAAGGAAGGAACCAGCTGCACCGGCCCCCTCATATGGCGTAGATGCGGTCGACCTCCGAATCCGAGAGCTCCGAGTTGTGGTGCCACGAGTTCGAGCCGCTCCTCCTCGTCGACTTCACCTTCTTCCTGATCTTGCGCACGCGCTTGGACTTCACCACGTAGTACGTCATCGTGCCGAGCACGCCGGCCATGATCACCCCGCCGATCAGGGTCACCAGGAGCGCCGCCCACTTGAAGTGCCGCCCCACCACGATGTACGAGGAGGATATGAACGCGACCGTCGTGCACACCGAGGCCAGCCACATCAGCTTGTTGATGACCCCCACCACCCGCCTCTCCGCCTTGGTCTCGCCCCTGACCACCGTTATCTggaccaccaccaccgctagcgACGTGAAGAGGGCGACGGCGTTGAAGATGAAGAACACCTTGAAGGATGTCGCGTGCACGGCCACCGCTACGCCGTCGTCGGTGTTGCCGCCGGGCACCGTGAAGATTGCGGCGAACGCCACTGTGGCGAAGAGCACCGCCACGACCGTGACTGAATTCGTCGCGTTGTTGATGCCCTCCCTGTGGAGTTTCCTTAGCTCCTTCGCGATGCCGTAGACATTCTTGTTGGTTTTTCTCGCCTGCTCAAGCTGAGTATGCACGTCCTTCTTGATCTCTGTAACTGTTTTTCTGAGCTCATCCCGAGGCTGATTCAGCTCATTTGCTCTGACCGCGCCAGCGCGGGACAAGCACTCCTTTATTTCTTGGGACTCCTCTGATAGTGGGAGGCCCTCGGCGATGTCGAATGCGGTCTTCCGGTCCCTAGTCAACGCATTCACGTTCATATCCGGGAGAAGCAGAAGCACGTTTACAATCTGCAAAAGGGGAGGGAGAAGCCTGTGAGCAGAACAATATTTGCATTTTGCAAGCAACAGACTGAATAGCGATGCAGGAATTTCTACATCTATTAAGCAGGGCAGAAGAATACCTCTGATCTTTTCTTTCTGGTTGCAACATGCAGAGCTAAGTTGCCATTTCTGTCAGGTAGCATGACTATTGCCGGATCGGCATTCACAAGCGCTTGAACAACTTCCGGGTTAGTACCTTTTACTGCCATGTGTAGAGCAGTCTGGCCTTTCTTATCAGTCCTCCGAGCAAGCTGGGTATCAGCATCTAGCAAAGCCTTCACGATTTCCACATGCCCCTGCCGGGCAGCAAAGTGCAAGGCATTCTTTCCATTCGCTTTTGATAACTCAACCAACCCAGAAACTCGCTCCAGCAGTAGGTTCACCACCTCAGTGTGGCCTCTAATCGCCGCAGTTATGAGAGGAGTCACATTCGATTGGCCAAACGTTTTCCCAAGGGATGGATCATGGTCCAGAAGTACCTTGACAATATCTATGAACAGATGTCAGTAGTCCAGTTTTTGTCTATAGAAAAGAAGTATAGAGAACGGAAGCAGGCTTGACACTAGCTAGTGATGAGACAATACAGTCAGTATAGATTAATTTCAGTACCAGACACTGGAAGACTTACAAAGTAAGAGAGCAATTAATCGAGCATACTAATAAATGAAGAAACAATTGATTGATCTTTAGTTGGACTTGGAATCAGGAAGTGATTTATGATGCCATGGACTTCTATGACTATATGTATGATGCTCACCTCTGTGGCCCTCTTTTGCAGCGACGTGCAGAGCATCGAATCCGGACTTGTTCTTCCTGGTGAGGCTGTCCTTGTCGGAGTGCTTGAGCAGCTCGacgacgatgtcaagaaaccccTTCTCGGCGGCGATGAGCAGCGCGGTCGCCTCCATCTCGTTGGCCTCGTTCACTATAGCGGCGCGGATCTCGGCGACCTCGTTGTCAAACTCCTCGCCGGTGCCGGTCATTTGGGCGTCAATCTCGGCGATGATCTGGCGCACGGCCTCGAGGTCCCCGCGCTGCGCGGCGAGGTGGAGCTCCGTATCGTTGTGGCGGCCCGTCACCTGCTTGACGTACTTCTTCCGCCCCACCTGGTCCATCCGCTTGCCGGAGTTGGAGAGCACCAGAACCGGCGCAGCGGCGGCCGCGGCggtcggcgacggcgacggcgacggcgacggatgCGAGCTGTCAAGCCGATTGCTGGAGCCTGACATGACCAGCACGGGCGCCTTCACTGGCGCCGGCGACGACGCCGGGGAGGACTGGTCCAGCCGGTTGCTGGAGCGGGACATGACGAGCAccgggcgcgcgggcgactggTCGAGGCGGTTGCTGGAGTGGGACATGACCAGCACCGGGCGCGacagcgacggcgacggcgacggcgacccgGCCGGCGACTGGTCCAGCCGCTTCCCGGAGAAGGACATGACGAGGCCTGGGCGCTTGGTCACCCGCGGCGACGACTGCTCGGGCCGCTCCACGGAGGCGCCCACGCTCGACGCCGGCGATGGCGCCCCCTCCGAGCCCGGCGACGCCGGCCCGATCTCCAGGCCGGCCATCCCTGTGGGCAACTCAAGGTGAGCGATCCCTCAGCGAACGATCGAC
It encodes:
- the LOC103639294 gene encoding ankyrin repeat-containing protein ITN1; translated protein: MAGLEIGPASPGSEGAPSPASSVGASVERPEQSSPRVTKRPGLVMSFSGKRLDQSPAGSPSPSPSLSRPVLVMSHSSNRLDQSPARPVLVMSRSSNRLDQSSPASSPAPVKAPVLVMSGSSNRLDSSHPSPSPSPSPTAAAAAAPVLVLSNSGKRMDQVGRKKYVKQVTGRHNDTELHLAAQRGDLEAVRQIIAEIDAQMTGTGEEFDNEVAEIRAAIVNEANEMEATALLIAAEKGFLDIVVELLKHSDKDSLTRKNKSGFDALHVAAKEGHRDIVKVLLDHDPSLGKTFGQSNVTPLITAAIRGHTEVVNLLLERVSGLVELSKANGKNALHFAARQGHVEIVKALLDADTQLARRTDKKGQTALHMAVKGTNPEVVQALVNADPAIVMLPDRNGNLALHVATRKKRSEIVNVLLLLPDMNVNALTRDRKTAFDIAEGLPLSEESQEIKECLSRAGAVRANELNQPRDELRKTVTEIKKDVHTQLEQARKTNKNVYGIAKELRKLHREGINNATNSVTVVAVLFATVAFAAIFTVPGGNTDDGVAVAVHATSFKVFFIFNAVALFTSLAVVVVQITVVRGETKAERRVVGVINKLMWLASVCTTVAFISSSYIVVGRHFKWAALLVTLIGGVIMAGVLGTMTYYVVKSKRVRKIRKKVKSTRRSGSNSWHHNSELSDSEVDRIYAI